The following are from one region of the Phycisphaeraceae bacterium genome:
- a CDS encoding response regulator, with the protein MGSPKGTDDNAPQSVNSDLPESVLVAEDDMLIARSVREMLESMGIRVVGLAPNGAKAIEIAEKTPPDAAVLDIRMPEIDGIEVAKTLWATKGIPCVLLTAYGSDEYINGAVTAQAFGYVLKPVTPEGLRAALALAWANSRRQTDRDTALADLRRTLDHRKLTERAKWRLVELGSMREPDAHLLLQRAARTSRRSLAEIAQVVLESDDPVSALRSGAR; encoded by the coding sequence ATGGGATCGCCGAAAGGCACAGACGACAACGCGCCGCAGAGCGTGAATTCGGATCTTCCCGAGAGCGTGCTCGTCGCGGAAGATGACATGCTCATCGCTCGCAGCGTCCGCGAGATGCTCGAATCGATGGGCATCCGGGTGGTCGGGCTCGCGCCCAACGGGGCCAAGGCCATCGAGATCGCCGAAAAAACCCCCCCCGACGCCGCCGTCCTCGATATCCGCATGCCCGAGATCGACGGCATCGAGGTCGCGAAGACCCTCTGGGCCACGAAGGGGATTCCCTGCGTCCTGCTGACGGCGTACGGGAGCGACGAGTACATCAACGGCGCCGTCACGGCGCAGGCCTTCGGGTATGTGCTCAAGCCCGTGACGCCGGAGGGTTTGCGTGCAGCGCTCGCCCTCGCCTGGGCCAATTCACGCCGCCAGACCGACCGCGACACGGCTCTGGCAGACCTGCGTCGGACCCTCGACCACCGGAAGCTGACCGAGCGGGCGAAGTGGCGCCTCGTCGAGCTCGGCTCGATGCGCGAGCCGGACGCCCACCTCCTGCTCCAGCGTGCTGCTCGGACCTCTCGCCGCTCCCTCGCCGAGATCGCGCAGGTCGTGCTCGAGTCAGATGATCCGGTGTCCGCCCTCCGTTCCGGCGCGCGCTGA
- a CDS encoding sigma-54-dependent Fis family transcriptional regulator, whose amino-acid sequence MSTVLVVDDKEMMRDSVGATLQRAGFTILAASNGQAALEIIAKRRPDCVVTDLKMPGLTGVELLEHVREFDDDLPVVLMTAFGDVGTAVKAMKLGAFDYITKPFEGDELLIAVKRGIEHARLKRENAVLRLGGTTSAESAGGADRSSGPRGIDRIVGDSPAMREAKEQIRAIASAQGTVLISGESGVGKEVFARAIHELSTRSVEPFLAMNCPALAESLLESELFGHEKGAFTGADRLRKGRFELADRGTLLLDEISEVAPQIQAKLLRVLQERSFERVGSSTTIGVDVRVIATTNRDLPGEVARGAFRQDLYYRLNVLPLRLPALRERAEDIPMLANHFVAQAAAREGVEAPVVSDAAMGVLTAYRWPGNVRELQNLMERAVVLSRGRAIDERLLSPWLDSPGSAALASVTPNHTPVAAGAPLASARAPVGVVEPKPMGEGVDSVLSGLGPIIPRDRVPTLEEIERQVIVETLGRFRGHRQKTAEALGIGVRTLGLKLKKWKEDRLVAEDL is encoded by the coding sequence ATGAGCACCGTGCTGGTCGTGGATGACAAGGAGATGATGCGCGACAGTGTGGGGGCCACCCTGCAGCGCGCCGGGTTCACTATTCTCGCGGCGTCGAACGGGCAGGCGGCCCTCGAGATCATCGCGAAGCGCCGGCCCGACTGCGTCGTGACCGACCTGAAGATGCCCGGGCTGACCGGCGTCGAGCTGCTCGAGCACGTGCGCGAGTTCGACGACGACCTGCCCGTGGTGCTCATGACCGCGTTCGGCGATGTCGGCACCGCTGTCAAAGCGATGAAGCTCGGCGCGTTCGACTACATCACCAAACCCTTCGAGGGCGACGAGCTGCTCATCGCTGTCAAGCGGGGCATCGAGCACGCGCGACTCAAGCGCGAGAACGCGGTCCTCCGGCTCGGGGGCACGACCAGCGCCGAAAGCGCCGGCGGCGCAGACCGCTCCTCGGGCCCGCGAGGGATCGATCGCATCGTCGGTGATTCGCCCGCGATGCGCGAGGCGAAGGAACAGATCCGCGCCATCGCGTCGGCGCAGGGCACGGTGCTCATCAGCGGCGAGTCGGGCGTGGGCAAAGAGGTCTTCGCCCGGGCGATCCACGAGCTGTCGACCCGCTCCGTCGAGCCGTTCCTCGCGATGAACTGCCCGGCGCTCGCCGAGAGTCTGCTCGAGAGCGAGCTGTTCGGGCACGAGAAGGGCGCGTTCACCGGGGCGGACCGGCTGCGCAAGGGGCGTTTCGAGCTCGCCGACCGGGGCACGCTGCTGCTCGACGAGATCAGCGAGGTGGCGCCGCAGATCCAGGCCAAGCTGCTGCGCGTGCTGCAGGAGCGCAGTTTCGAGCGTGTCGGCTCGTCGACGACCATCGGCGTGGACGTGCGCGTGATCGCGACGACCAACCGCGACCTGCCCGGGGAGGTCGCGAGGGGCGCGTTCCGCCAGGACCTGTATTACCGGCTCAACGTGCTCCCGCTGCGCCTCCCGGCGCTGCGCGAGCGCGCCGAGGACATCCCGATGCTGGCGAATCATTTCGTGGCGCAGGCCGCGGCGCGCGAGGGCGTTGAGGCGCCGGTCGTCAGCGACGCGGCGATGGGCGTGCTGACCGCGTATCGCTGGCCGGGCAATGTGCGCGAGCTGCAGAACCTCATGGAGCGCGCCGTCGTGCTTTCCCGGGGACGGGCCATCGACGAGCGCCTGCTGAGCCCGTGGCTCGACTCGCCGGGTTCCGCGGCGCTGGCCAGCGTGACCCCGAACCACACACCGGTCGCTGCCGGCGCCCCGCTCGCCTCGGCGCGCGCGCCGGTGGGTGTCGTCGAACCCAAGCCGATGGGCGAGGGCGTGGACAGCGTGCTCTCCGGGCTTGGCCCGATCATCCCGCGTGATCGCGTGCCGACGCTGGAGGAGATCGAGCGTCAGGTGATCGTCGAGACGCTGGGGCGGTTCCGTGGGCATCGCCAGAAGACCGCCGAGGCGCTGGGCATCGGCGTGCGCACGCTCGGGCTGAAACTGAAGAAGTGGAAGGAAGACCGGCTGGTCGCGGAAGACCTGTGA
- a CDS encoding tyrosine recombinase XerC — MSATSPLPLINAFLAYLTDERHFSPYTARCYGADLRQFVDFLSDDLSIAPDEAAERKAFDLAQSEAARNQGQAPKVAGSIGPGATITAVLCAIDPDQIRKYLAHLGDQQYSPATMARKIATLRSFYKWAERRGLVPRNPMTLIRTPRQNKRLPKAITIEQIELLLSAPDDKDVLGGRDRAILETLYSTGIRISELVDLEIEDLDETGEALHVRGKGKKERIVPLGTHALNSIRVYARLLRNDPRFAGVWGEDRKIRPLFVNKHGGRLSSRSVRRKLDKYLKEVGLDPSISPHTLRHSFATHLLDNGADLRSVQELLGHQSLSTTQVYTHLTAQRLRKAYDGAHPRAEAS, encoded by the coding sequence ATGAGCGCCACGAGCCCGCTTCCCCTGATCAACGCGTTCCTCGCGTACCTCACCGACGAGCGGCACTTCAGCCCCTACACGGCGCGCTGCTACGGCGCCGACCTTCGACAGTTCGTGGACTTCCTCTCCGACGACCTGAGCATCGCCCCCGACGAGGCCGCCGAGCGCAAGGCCTTCGACCTCGCCCAGTCCGAAGCCGCGCGCAACCAGGGCCAGGCGCCCAAGGTCGCCGGCTCCATCGGCCCCGGCGCGACGATCACCGCGGTGCTCTGCGCCATCGACCCCGATCAGATCCGCAAGTACCTCGCCCACCTGGGCGACCAGCAGTACTCGCCCGCGACGATGGCGCGCAAGATCGCCACCCTTCGCTCGTTCTACAAGTGGGCCGAACGGCGCGGGCTCGTGCCTCGCAACCCGATGACGCTCATCCGCACGCCGCGACAGAACAAGCGCCTGCCCAAGGCCATCACGATCGAGCAGATCGAACTCCTGCTCTCGGCGCCCGACGACAAGGACGTGCTGGGCGGGCGCGACCGCGCCATCCTCGAGACGCTCTACTCCACGGGTATCCGAATCTCCGAACTCGTCGACCTCGAGATCGAAGACCTCGACGAAACCGGCGAGGCCCTCCATGTTCGCGGCAAGGGCAAGAAGGAGCGCATCGTCCCCCTGGGCACCCACGCGCTGAACTCCATCCGCGTCTACGCCCGACTCCTGCGCAACGACCCGCGCTTCGCCGGGGTCTGGGGCGAGGACCGCAAGATCCGCCCGCTCTTCGTCAACAAGCACGGCGGGCGCCTCTCCTCACGCTCGGTCCGTCGCAAGCTCGACAAGTACCTCAAGGAAGTGGGCCTCGACCCCTCCATCAGCCCCCACACCCTCCGGCACTCCTTCGCGACCCACCTGCTGGACAACGGCGCCGACCTGCGCTCCGTCCAGGAGCTCCTGGGGCACCAGTCGCTGAGCACCACTCAGGTCTACACCCACCTGACCGCCCAGCGTCTGCGCAAGGCCTACGACGGCGCCCACCCCAGGGCCGAGGCGAGCTGA
- a CDS encoding FKBP-type peptidyl-prolyl cis-trans isomerase, translated as MTKPTSRLVLAFASLLGLSAGIAVAQNAASQPAAIPADQLPEIVPDALLDDIMNAMSGSFVSSGLRIHITPIRAIDADRVLFAAAETGEGDTMGQVFFHIFRFEGQPRIRMVRLPGGAAAAPGLYAAMDAIGAVQLGQLDVTGDLTPVFDAATGRLQISSERPMPTYAGGAIAMNSRFEFTPSGMTISENGVDIAGATVWTFPEGDDGNLRRVGPAPVAVQTDTGLRYHIIAEGDEHAQVGVKGDTYTVNYTGWLPSGQMFDTSKQPGREPFTVQIPGGVIQGWNEGLIGMKVGEKRRLFIPPALGYGERGAGNVIPPNSWLIFDVELLSLAKEGSVPAGERHPHDHDGDGIPDH; from the coding sequence ATGACCAAGCCCACTAGCCGCCTCGTGCTGGCGTTCGCGTCGCTGCTCGGCCTCTCGGCCGGGATTGCCGTCGCCCAGAACGCAGCGTCTCAGCCCGCCGCCATCCCCGCCGACCAGCTCCCGGAGATCGTCCCGGACGCGCTGCTCGACGACATCATGAACGCGATGTCCGGCTCGTTTGTTTCGAGCGGGCTGCGGATCCACATCACGCCGATCCGCGCGATCGACGCGGACCGCGTCCTCTTCGCCGCCGCCGAGACCGGCGAGGGCGACACGATGGGCCAGGTCTTCTTCCACATCTTCCGGTTCGAGGGCCAGCCGCGCATCCGCATGGTGCGCCTGCCCGGCGGCGCCGCCGCCGCCCCCGGCCTCTACGCCGCGATGGACGCGATCGGCGCTGTCCAGCTCGGCCAGCTCGACGTCACCGGCGACCTCACGCCCGTCTTCGACGCAGCGACCGGTCGGCTCCAGATCTCGTCCGAGCGCCCGATGCCCACCTACGCCGGCGGCGCGATCGCCATGAACTCCCGCTTCGAGTTCACCCCCTCCGGCATGACCATCTCCGAGAACGGCGTCGACATCGCCGGCGCCACCGTCTGGACCTTCCCAGAAGGCGACGACGGCAACCTCCGTCGCGTCGGCCCGGCCCCTGTCGCGGTCCAGACCGACACCGGCCTGCGCTACCACATCATCGCCGAGGGCGACGAGCACGCCCAGGTCGGCGTCAAGGGCGACACCTACACCGTCAACTACACCGGCTGGCTCCCCAGCGGCCAGATGTTCGACACCAGCAAGCAGCCCGGCCGCGAGCCCTTCACCGTCCAGATCCCCGGCGGCGTCATCCAGGGCTGGAACGAGGGCCTCATCGGCATGAAGGTCGGCGAGAAGCGTCGCCTCTTCATCCCCCCGGCGCTCGGTTACGGCGAGCGCGGCGCCGGCAACGTCATCCCGCCCAACTCCTGGCTCATCTTCGACGTCGAGCTCCTCTCCCTCGCCAAGGAGGGCTCCGTCCCGGCCGGCGAGCGTCACCCCCACGACCACGACGGCGACGGCATCCCCGATCACTGA
- a CDS encoding tetratricopeptide repeat protein, with amino-acid sequence MSDAKKQPESSKNPAPSPAPGGADIDALLAQAQRDKPAAASGAKRGGSGPPLRDLWQAPVLALGAALFVGGIIAAFATKPDFDVEAALARAQTMLDEGDSTGSLAELNGKLLEKLGVGDAPEPKRLEFHRLRLNAMSHEIRAKNLGSEENYRRVLAEVKTLESMGATLDAGELARTIEAHLALGDLNAAIERVNQIPSSDSDDRRQLMLKQVIRAAMDSLRDSPSDSRTPQRFEQALALLTRLGADPTLDERDRAWTIARQAELRLEAGYNAEAVGHLLREMQRIDRLDSEQAGELYLLLGTAYFNLGQHDEAIRRLNQADSTLGPTDQKRASANVMLARIALQRGDAEQARERFAFVTTSFAGSADTREAWLGLAEAEGGLGNFDASAEAYETLVQDLRRGGAEGALGVPEPLGPPSRAPVSQRIIASLRDRAEERLERGDPMSSLRFAQLAERVRDEKDAPAWAALAQARAHRVLADSKADASAPSGDRSRLDEADPVSLREIKTRYLEAATQFRRHAQMVIGSDDRAFAESLWHAADSADLAGDFESAIRWFGEYANGRPNDARRDSARFRLARAHDAREELAPAVNLYRDLIAENPSSGEGFRSYVPLARALLRDRDETNDAEAENLLRRVLSGQIIAPSAPEFRVALDELGRHLLRTGRHPEAISRLTESLERYPESPDRLVVRFRLAEALRQSGGELADRLRQGMPESQRRELERLRQERLRQAMAEYERVALRLDEPVGARLNEVESSAVRNAFFFRADCAFDLGDFARAIEFYDAAAQRFSDDPASLVAMVQIVNAYAATGRWDEARTAHERARQRFRELPADSFDRPDMPMDRRHWERWLDSVAELAAHRLPD; translated from the coding sequence GTGAGCGACGCGAAGAAGCAGCCCGAGTCGTCGAAGAACCCTGCGCCATCGCCGGCGCCCGGAGGGGCGGATATCGACGCGCTTCTGGCGCAGGCGCAGCGCGACAAGCCGGCGGCGGCAAGCGGGGCGAAACGGGGCGGCTCCGGCCCGCCGCTGCGCGACCTGTGGCAGGCCCCGGTGCTCGCGCTGGGCGCGGCGCTCTTCGTGGGGGGCATCATCGCGGCGTTCGCGACGAAACCGGATTTCGACGTGGAGGCGGCCCTGGCGCGCGCGCAGACGATGCTCGACGAGGGCGACTCGACGGGCTCGCTGGCGGAGCTGAACGGGAAACTGCTCGAGAAGCTCGGGGTCGGCGACGCGCCCGAGCCGAAGCGGCTCGAGTTCCATCGGCTGCGCCTGAACGCGATGTCCCACGAGATCCGCGCCAAGAACCTGGGGTCGGAAGAGAACTACCGGCGCGTGCTCGCGGAGGTGAAGACGCTCGAATCGATGGGCGCGACGCTGGACGCCGGCGAGCTGGCGCGCACCATCGAGGCGCACCTGGCGCTGGGCGATCTGAACGCCGCGATCGAGCGCGTGAACCAGATCCCCTCGAGCGATTCGGACGACCGTCGCCAACTGATGCTCAAGCAGGTGATCCGCGCCGCGATGGACTCGCTGCGAGACTCGCCCTCGGACAGCAGGACGCCCCAGCGGTTCGAGCAGGCGTTGGCGCTGCTGACGCGCCTGGGCGCCGACCCGACGCTGGACGAGCGGGATCGCGCGTGGACCATCGCGCGCCAGGCCGAGCTTCGCCTCGAGGCGGGCTACAACGCCGAAGCGGTCGGGCATCTGCTCCGCGAGATGCAGCGCATCGACCGTCTCGACAGCGAGCAGGCCGGCGAGCTCTATCTTCTGCTGGGGACGGCGTACTTCAATCTGGGGCAGCACGACGAGGCGATCCGCCGGCTCAACCAGGCCGACTCCACGCTCGGGCCGACCGATCAGAAGCGGGCCAGCGCGAACGTGATGCTCGCGCGCATCGCGCTGCAGCGAGGCGACGCGGAGCAGGCGCGTGAGCGGTTCGCCTTCGTGACGACCTCGTTCGCCGGCTCGGCCGACACGCGCGAGGCCTGGCTGGGACTCGCGGAAGCCGAGGGCGGGCTCGGCAACTTCGACGCGTCGGCCGAGGCCTATGAGACACTGGTGCAGGACCTGCGGCGCGGCGGGGCCGAGGGCGCCCTCGGCGTCCCTGAGCCGCTCGGCCCGCCTTCGCGAGCGCCCGTCTCGCAGCGGATCATCGCGAGTCTGCGCGACCGCGCCGAGGAGCGCCTCGAGCGGGGCGACCCGATGTCCTCGCTCCGCTTCGCGCAGCTCGCGGAGCGCGTGCGCGATGAGAAGGACGCGCCCGCGTGGGCGGCCCTCGCGCAGGCGCGCGCCCATCGCGTGCTCGCGGACTCCAAGGCGGACGCGTCGGCGCCCTCGGGAGATCGCTCGCGCCTCGACGAGGCCGACCCGGTGTCGCTGCGCGAGATCAAGACCAGGTACCTCGAGGCGGCGACGCAGTTCCGGCGGCACGCGCAGATGGTGATCGGCTCGGACGACCGCGCCTTCGCCGAGTCCCTCTGGCACGCCGCGGACAGCGCGGACCTCGCGGGCGACTTCGAGAGCGCGATCCGGTGGTTCGGCGAGTACGCGAACGGGCGCCCCAACGACGCTCGCCGGGATTCGGCGCGGTTCCGGCTCGCGAGGGCGCACGACGCGCGCGAGGAGCTGGCCCCGGCGGTGAACCTCTATCGCGACCTGATCGCCGAGAACCCATCCTCCGGGGAGGGATTCCGGAGCTATGTCCCGCTCGCGAGGGCGCTGCTGCGCGATCGCGACGAGACCAACGACGCCGAGGCGGAGAACCTGCTCCGGCGCGTGCTCAGCGGGCAGATCATCGCGCCGTCGGCGCCCGAGTTCCGCGTCGCCCTCGATGAGCTGGGGCGTCACCTGCTCCGGACCGGGCGACACCCCGAGGCGATCTCGCGCCTGACCGAGTCGCTCGAGCGGTACCCGGAGTCCCCCGATCGGCTCGTCGTGCGGTTCCGCCTGGCCGAGGCCCTGCGCCAGTCGGGGGGCGAGCTCGCCGACCGGCTGCGACAGGGCATGCCCGAGAGCCAGCGCCGAGAGCTGGAGCGCCTGCGCCAGGAGCGCCTGCGCCAGGCGATGGCTGAGTACGAGCGCGTCGCGCTGCGCCTCGACGAGCCCGTCGGGGCCCGGCTGAACGAGGTCGAATCGAGCGCGGTCCGCAACGCGTTCTTCTTCCGGGCGGACTGCGCGTTCGACCTGGGCGACTTCGCGCGGGCCATCGAGTTCTACGACGCCGCCGCCCAGCGATTCTCCGACGACCCGGCCTCGCTGGTCGCGATGGTGCAGATTGTGAACGCGTACGCGGCGACCGGCCGATGGGATGAAGCAAGAACTGCGCACGAGCGCGCCCGGCAGCGATTCCGAGAGCTGCCGGCGGATTCCTTCGACCGCCCCGACATGCCGATGGATCGGCGTCATTGGGAGCGCTGGCTGGATTCCGTGGCCGAGCTCGCGGCGCACCGCCTGCCCGACTGA
- a CDS encoding DNA topoisomerase IV subunit A, whose translation MAERSVQKKTTTKRSAGDTKRAEIARSKREGDKVTADRIVKLAERVIEVSLGQADRKAEGDPYFDVPTRALSNTRFNAKKRRLEMGSATQRRNFFNASQARKFMQSLLLAGGCKDLIEQEKTLSLRGMYYRSLHTIAGTKEKTFDDQTESDAVLEDLEVSLGALREQLHVFAKKRGTMVGNITITDNGDEIDCRRMGSGGYAIPSICEPDVIQFGKCEAKFILHVEKDTVWSRFNEDRFWEKHNCILTEGSGQPPRGVRRLLHRMHHELKLPVFCLLDCDPWGHYIYSVMKQGSINLAYESERMAIPEAKFLGIRAIDYDRCELSDDVQIELNDKDTARAKQIAAYPWFKDNKPWQREIEKMLRNGFKMEVESLITKDISYVTEVYVPERLKAKDWLD comes from the coding sequence ATGGCCGAGCGATCGGTGCAGAAGAAGACAACGACGAAGCGCAGCGCGGGCGACACCAAGCGCGCCGAGATCGCGCGGTCGAAGCGCGAGGGCGACAAGGTCACCGCGGACCGCATCGTCAAGCTGGCGGAGCGCGTGATCGAGGTGTCGCTGGGCCAGGCCGACCGCAAGGCCGAGGGCGACCCGTACTTCGATGTCCCGACGCGAGCGCTCTCGAACACGAGGTTCAACGCGAAGAAGCGCCGGCTCGAGATGGGCAGCGCCACGCAGCGGCGCAACTTCTTCAACGCCAGTCAGGCGCGCAAGTTCATGCAGTCGCTCCTGCTCGCCGGCGGGTGCAAGGACCTGATCGAGCAGGAAAAGACGCTCAGTCTCCGCGGCATGTACTACCGCTCGCTGCACACGATCGCCGGGACGAAGGAAAAGACCTTCGACGACCAGACCGAGAGCGACGCCGTGCTCGAGGACCTCGAGGTGTCTCTGGGCGCGCTGCGCGAGCAGCTGCACGTCTTCGCGAAGAAACGCGGGACCATGGTGGGCAACATCACCATCACCGACAACGGCGACGAGATCGACTGCCGGCGCATGGGCTCGGGCGGGTACGCGATCCCCAGCATCTGCGAGCCGGATGTCATCCAGTTCGGCAAGTGCGAGGCGAAGTTCATCCTGCATGTCGAGAAGGACACCGTCTGGTCGCGCTTCAACGAGGACCGCTTCTGGGAGAAGCACAACTGCATCCTGACCGAGGGCAGCGGGCAGCCCCCTCGCGGCGTGCGCCGGCTCCTGCATCGCATGCACCACGAGCTGAAACTGCCGGTGTTCTGCCTGCTCGATTGCGACCCGTGGGGGCACTACATCTACAGCGTCATGAAGCAGGGGTCGATCAACCTCGCGTACGAGAGCGAGCGCATGGCGATCCCCGAGGCGAAGTTCCTGGGCATCCGGGCCATCGACTACGACCGCTGCGAGCTGAGCGACGACGTGCAGATCGAACTCAACGACAAGGACACCGCGCGCGCCAAGCAGATCGCCGCCTACCCGTGGTTCAAGGACAACAAGCCCTGGCAGCGGGAAATCGAGAAAATGCTCCGAAATGGCTTCAAAATGGAGGTTGAATCCCTCATCACCAAGGACATCTCGTACGTGACCGAGGTGTATGTGCCCGAGCGCCTGAAGGCCAAGGACTGGCTGGACTGA
- the flgN gene encoding flagellar export chaperone FlgN, protein MTASNGPIPPGNQRSPHADPGRLASRLAALLGEHERLYIALNDLSERQSALIDEDDTDVLLGVLAERQRIVDRLLDAGEELRPLQGQWDGILGGVDHDTRERLREQVASIQDIAARVNERDDRDRTRLAARRKSLSEEIAGVNKSRGAVNAYGQQGGAGPRYQDRQG, encoded by the coding sequence ATGACCGCCTCGAACGGACCGATTCCCCCCGGCAACCAGCGATCCCCCCACGCCGACCCTGGGCGGCTCGCGTCGCGCCTGGCCGCGCTGCTGGGTGAGCACGAGCGTCTCTATATCGCGCTGAACGACCTGAGCGAGCGACAGTCGGCGCTGATCGACGAGGACGACACCGATGTTCTGCTGGGCGTTCTGGCGGAGCGCCAGCGCATCGTCGACCGGTTGCTCGACGCCGGGGAAGAGCTGCGCCCCTTGCAGGGCCAGTGGGACGGCATCCTCGGGGGCGTCGACCACGACACGCGCGAGCGTCTGCGAGAGCAGGTCGCGTCGATCCAGGATATCGCCGCCCGCGTGAACGAGCGTGACGATCGCGATCGCACGCGTCTGGCGGCGAGGCGGAAGTCGCTCTCCGAAGAGATCGCGGGGGTGAACAAGTCGCGCGGCGCGGTCAACGCTTATGGCCAGCAGGGCGGCGCGGGGCCCCGGTACCAGGACCGGCAGGGCTGA
- a CDS encoding TolB family protein gives MLVNRFAIPSRRSLALVLTPALLAALAGCSMQARPMQASRTPATPQASGATKPSQTTAQAQPPVDPSDPFAIATAPGGNSGASADPFAPWSAPNQHNASPNIFGELSGTNGASSSSDDFSENLRQITFAQIGSDFHPDISRDGKWIVFASTQHSQTSDLYIKPVGSKAVTRLTNDPGQDVMPAFSPDGRRLAFASNRNGSWDLYVMSTGGGQPIQLTADSGHELHPTWSPDGRHLAFCRLNPASNKWELWVVDSMNPGVARFIGHGLFPRWSPTGDTIAFQRSRDRGDRFFAIWTIDFVEGEAINPTEIASSPVAAFINPTWSPDGRRLAFAAVPNPHGGMGSSPDARPHASDIWMVELDGSGRSRLTGGNFVNLMPVWAPDWRLYFVSDRGGNDNIWSLQPERALIASRGEAPGVYSQRSPEQRGVNRPQGSTNTGFTSRPSSGGPAMTQGRDDVIQPGSPEAIVRGIPTPVAAPQSPPARRTSNPTNFVFAPERDTTGPEQ, from the coding sequence ATGCTCGTCAACCGCTTCGCCATCCCCTCTCGTCGCTCGCTCGCTCTTGTGCTGACGCCGGCCCTCCTTGCCGCCCTCGCTGGCTGCTCGATGCAGGCCCGTCCCATGCAGGCGAGCCGCACCCCTGCGACTCCCCAGGCGTCGGGTGCGACCAAGCCCTCGCAGACCACGGCGCAGGCCCAGCCCCCTGTCGATCCGAGCGACCCGTTCGCGATCGCCACCGCACCGGGCGGGAACTCGGGCGCGTCGGCCGATCCGTTCGCGCCCTGGAGCGCCCCGAACCAGCACAACGCCTCCCCCAACATTTTCGGGGAGTTGAGCGGCACAAACGGCGCGTCCTCGTCGAGCGACGACTTCTCCGAGAACCTCCGCCAGATCACCTTCGCGCAGATCGGCTCCGACTTCCACCCCGACATCTCCCGCGACGGCAAGTGGATCGTCTTCGCGTCCACGCAGCACAGCCAGACCTCCGACCTGTACATCAAGCCCGTCGGCAGCAAGGCGGTCACTCGCCTCACCAACGACCCGGGCCAGGACGTGATGCCCGCCTTCTCGCCCGATGGGCGCCGCCTCGCGTTCGCGTCCAACCGCAACGGGTCGTGGGACCTCTATGTGATGTCCACCGGCGGCGGGCAGCCCATCCAGCTCACCGCGGATTCGGGCCACGAGCTGCACCCCACCTGGTCTCCCGACGGCAGGCACCTCGCGTTCTGCCGGCTCAACCCGGCGTCGAACAAGTGGGAACTGTGGGTCGTCGATTCGATGAACCCGGGCGTCGCCCGCTTCATCGGGCACGGCCTCTTCCCGCGCTGGAGCCCCACCGGCGACACTATCGCCTTCCAGCGCTCGCGAGATCGGGGCGACCGCTTCTTCGCGATCTGGACCATCGACTTCGTCGAGGGCGAGGCAATCAACCCCACCGAGATCGCCTCCTCGCCGGTCGCCGCCTTCATCAATCCGACCTGGTCGCCCGACGGGCGCCGCCTCGCCTTCGCCGCTGTCCCGAACCCGCACGGCGGGATGGGCTCTTCCCCTGATGCGCGCCCCCACGCGTCAGACATCTGGATGGTCGAGCTCGACGGCTCGGGGCGCTCGCGCCTCACCGGGGGCAACTTCGTCAACCTGATGCCGGTCTGGGCCCCGGACTGGCGCCTGTACTTCGTCTCCGATCGCGGCGGCAACGACAACATCTGGTCGCTCCAGCCCGAGCGCGCCCTCATCGCGTCGCGCGGCGAGGCCCCGGGCGTCTATTCCCAGCGCAGCCCCGAGCAGCGCGGCGTGAACCGGCCCCAGGGCTCGACCAACACCGGCTTCACCTCCCGACCCTCCTCCGGCGGGCCCGCGATGACGCAGGGACGCGACGATGTCATCCAGCCCGGCTCGCCCGAGGCCATCGTTCGCGGCATCCCCACGCCGGTCGCTGCGCCCCAGAGCCCGCCGGCCCGGCGCACGAGCAACCCGACCAACTTCGTCTTCGCCCCCGAGCGTGACACGACCGGACCCGAGCAATGA